Proteins from a single region of Sphaerochaeta globosa str. Buddy:
- a CDS encoding HD domain-containing phosphohydrolase yields MFNILFNIALLLALTIFFATYPFRNLRRLTSHKVLVGMIIGFIGISVMLNPLTLYEGVIFDSRTILLTVSGMVLGLIPTVIGASMMGIYRMIIGGSGLLTGLITILIGSTVGVVWHAKRYQKVLNKHEVFGVEYYLVGLVTHIGMLLAMLLIPSNIRNSVISTMAFPILVVYPVGTYLLSLLLFSQARRIVSITELEKSERLFKTMFEEAPIGMSLTDLKTGRITNINQSYVTMLGYTKEEMLGRTWEEFTHPDDKAVSKATTDRFAKGAAGPLSLDKRFLRKDGEILWANLSLSVFSTEDREQSESLCMTVDITERKHYEQKILYASNHDALTGLYNRVHFEEYVRDLKLGEDQMLTVAFGDVNGLRILNEAFGRDEGNRLLSRIARILEKNLPKGDYVSRVGGDEFALFFFNRSTDQVEALLGAVTADIAALEMMGSVIPSMSFGLSSLDAAQRSINEAIKQAEKDLATRKLVDSPHTRGKAVYAIINTLHEKNKREENHSRRVSDLCERLAKAYGLGEMASNELRLVGLLHDIGKIAIHESILNKEGRLTYEEWKEMKRHAEIGYRILNSVEDMGSLAQYVLAHHEHYDGNGYPKGLKGEEIPLQSRIISIADAYDAMTAYRPYRQIVTSEQAAREIKRCIQTQFDPILAKVFIEEVLNLSYESL; encoded by the coding sequence TGTTCAATATCCTATTCAACATCGCCCTCCTGTTGGCTCTCACCATTTTCTTTGCAACCTATCCGTTTAGGAATCTTCGCCGGCTCACCTCCCATAAAGTGCTGGTCGGCATGATTATCGGCTTCATCGGTATTTCAGTCATGCTCAATCCACTTACCCTCTATGAAGGGGTGATTTTTGACTCCCGAACCATTCTGCTTACCGTTTCGGGTATGGTGCTTGGTCTGATACCGACCGTCATCGGGGCCTCCATGATGGGGATCTATCGCATGATCATCGGAGGAAGCGGCCTTCTTACAGGTCTGATCACCATTCTCATCGGCAGTACAGTCGGAGTTGTGTGGCATGCAAAACGGTACCAGAAAGTATTGAACAAGCATGAAGTTTTCGGGGTGGAATACTACTTGGTAGGTTTGGTAACCCATATCGGCATGCTGCTTGCGATGCTGCTCATCCCTTCGAATATCCGTAACTCGGTGATCAGCACTATGGCCTTCCCGATTCTGGTTGTCTATCCTGTGGGGACCTATCTGCTCAGCCTCCTGCTTTTCAGCCAGGCAAGGCGCATTGTTTCGATTACTGAACTTGAGAAAAGTGAACGCCTTTTTAAGACTATGTTCGAGGAAGCTCCCATCGGCATGTCCCTCACTGATTTGAAAACGGGAAGAATTACCAACATCAACCAAAGCTATGTAACAATGCTCGGCTATACCAAAGAAGAGATGTTGGGAAGGACATGGGAAGAGTTTACCCATCCGGACGATAAGGCGGTCAGCAAGGCAACTACCGATAGATTTGCCAAAGGCGCTGCTGGACCACTTTCGCTGGACAAGCGTTTTCTTCGCAAGGATGGAGAAATCCTTTGGGCCAATCTCTCCCTCTCGGTGTTCAGTACCGAGGATAGGGAACAATCGGAATCCTTATGCATGACAGTCGATATCACCGAACGCAAACACTATGAACAGAAAATTCTCTATGCCTCCAATCACGATGCATTGACCGGACTGTACAACCGCGTGCACTTTGAGGAGTATGTGCGGGACCTGAAACTTGGTGAGGATCAGATGCTTACCGTTGCGTTCGGCGATGTGAACGGGCTGAGAATCCTCAATGAGGCATTCGGCCGCGATGAAGGCAATCGTCTGCTCAGCCGCATAGCCCGGATTCTGGAAAAAAACCTACCCAAGGGCGATTATGTTAGCCGGGTGGGAGGTGATGAGTTCGCCCTGTTCTTCTTCAATCGCAGCACGGACCAAGTCGAGGCCCTCCTTGGTGCGGTAACAGCCGATATTGCAGCCCTTGAGATGATGGGCTCCGTCATTCCCTCGATGAGCTTCGGCCTTTCTTCCTTGGATGCCGCCCAGCGCAGCATCAACGAGGCAATCAAGCAGGCTGAGAAGGACCTTGCCACCCGTAAGCTGGTGGATAGCCCGCATACTCGGGGCAAGGCCGTCTATGCCATCATCAATACCCTGCATGAGAAGAACAAGCGCGAGGAGAATCACTCGAGGCGTGTAAGTGATTTGTGTGAACGCCTTGCCAAGGCGTATGGTTTGGGTGAGATGGCATCGAACGAACTCAGGCTGGTTGGACTGTTGCATGACATCGGCAAGATCGCCATCCATGAATCGATTCTCAACAAGGAAGGACGGCTGACCTACGAAGAGTGGAAGGAAATGAAACGCCACGCCGAAATCGGGTACCGCATTCTCAACTCCGTTGAGGACATGGGAAGCCTTGCCCAGTATGTACTGGCACATCATGAGCACTATGACGGCAATGGATATCCGAAGGGCTTGAAAGGTGAGGAGATTCCCTTGCAGTCGAGGATTATCAGCATCGCCGACGCGTATGATGCCATGACTGCGTACAGACCATATCGGCAGATAGTCACCTCCGAGCAGGCAGCCCGCGAGATCAAACGGTGCATCCAAACCCAATTTGACCCCATTCTTGCAAAAGTATTCATTGAAGAGGTGCTAAACCTAAGCTACGAGAGCCTGTAG
- a CDS encoding AAA family ATPase has product MGVITISRQIGSEGTFIAKRVAEQLGLSFIDKEDIEKVMHAYGFSAFEEVYNTRPGFWERFDLQRSVTIDFLLSTMRSFAKVGNVVLLGRGGFGLFQGYTDILNVRLKAPLAVRLERKQREYGGTDEHARKALIEQELIRTSFVQTDLQYNQNDASLFDLVVDTAIVPPETASLWICDAYQQLMKKPRIDAKHVRADLVVDDVLLKLVKTMLGDSGS; this is encoded by the coding sequence ATGGGAGTCATTACTATTTCCCGTCAGATAGGCAGTGAGGGAACCTTCATTGCCAAACGGGTTGCCGAACAACTGGGCTTGTCTTTTATTGACAAGGAAGACATCGAGAAGGTCATGCATGCCTATGGCTTCAGTGCCTTCGAAGAGGTGTACAACACCCGCCCCGGTTTTTGGGAACGCTTTGATCTGCAACGCTCCGTAACCATCGATTTTCTGCTTTCCACTATGCGCTCTTTTGCCAAGGTCGGTAATGTTGTCTTGCTCGGTCGGGGAGGGTTCGGCCTGTTCCAGGGGTATACCGACATTCTCAATGTTCGACTGAAAGCACCGCTTGCCGTACGCCTTGAACGTAAGCAGAGAGAGTATGGCGGTACTGACGAGCATGCTAGAAAAGCTCTGATAGAACAGGAGTTGATCAGGACCAGTTTTGTACAAACCGACCTGCAGTATAATCAGAACGATGCCTCGCTGTTTGATTTGGTTGTCGATACCGCCATTGTTCCCCCCGAAACTGCAAGCTTGTGGATATGCGATGCCTATCAGCAATTGATGAAGAAACCCCGCATTGACGCAAAGCATGTCCGTGCCGACCTGGTGGTTGATGACGTGCTGCTTAAGCTGGTCAAAACCATGCTTGGGGACAGCGGGTCATGA
- a CDS encoding GNAT family N-acetyltransferase, translating to MDVLAFLQEKDELSYIDLIEPLRLGQAEVLIAEKEGVLIRINDDALDGVLFDERLLSTFTDILVGSDAPIAVHDGILVDTLKAMGMAYHFPCFQAVYTKSTPFVLSQNLTIRELGMDDLPVVLANYKNADEAYITGRVQSGSLIGAQVDGELAAFIGQHAELTIGLLEVLPAYRRRHIGEELEKAYINRLLAHGRVPFCHVTTHNEASLALQKKLGMTFGKHLIHWFN from the coding sequence ATGGATGTACTGGCATTTCTTCAAGAAAAGGATGAGCTTTCCTACATTGACCTCATCGAGCCCCTAAGGCTTGGTCAGGCCGAGGTGCTCATCGCTGAAAAAGAGGGAGTCTTGATCCGCATCAACGATGATGCCTTGGATGGTGTGTTGTTCGATGAACGCCTGCTTTCGACTTTCACCGATATACTTGTCGGCTCTGATGCTCCCATCGCCGTTCATGACGGAATCCTTGTCGACACGCTCAAGGCTATGGGCATGGCCTATCACTTCCCCTGTTTCCAAGCAGTCTACACCAAGAGTACCCCGTTTGTTCTTTCCCAAAATCTTACCATTCGTGAGCTTGGCATGGATGACCTGCCCGTCGTACTGGCCAACTACAAGAATGCCGACGAAGCGTACATAACCGGTCGGGTGCAATCGGGCTCTCTGATCGGGGCACAAGTCGACGGAGAGCTTGCCGCCTTTATCGGGCAGCATGCCGAGCTGACCATAGGACTTCTGGAAGTGCTTCCCGCGTATCGGAGACGCCATATCGGTGAGGAACTGGAAAAGGCGTATATCAATCGACTGCTTGCACACGGCCGTGTTCCTTTTTGTCATGTTACGACGCACAATGAAGCCTCTCTTGCCTTGCAGAAAAAGCTGGGAATGACGTTTGGTAAGCACCTGATTCACTGGTTTAATTAA
- the argC gene encoding N-acetyl-gamma-glutamyl-phosphate reductase translates to MLQCGVIGATGYAGSVLVSLLSAHPNVEISYVASHSYVGKRFSDIYPSLKGACDLVLEEEQVEEASKRCSVLFLALPHGLASNKVTQEVLNRCIIIDLGADYRLCDSSVYESWYKTEHGSKELLTQSVYGLCELHRSEIEQSNLIANPGCYTTCSILTLAPLLAEKLVDPTSLIIDSASGVSGAGRSEKIDSLFCECNESYKAYGVTNHRHTPEIEQELSLIHGSALMVQFTPHLVPMNRGILSTCYANLKAAVTEKDIEAAYVKHYGSEPCIRLMGSSLPETRFVRGTNTCAIGWKVDARTKRVIAIGAIDNLIKGAAGQAVQNMNIRCNFEETLGLPLNVSNPL, encoded by the coding sequence ATGCTGCAATGCGGAGTTATTGGTGCTACAGGATATGCAGGATCTGTACTGGTATCCCTCTTATCTGCTCACCCAAACGTTGAGATTTCCTATGTGGCTTCCCATTCCTATGTGGGCAAGCGTTTTTCCGATATCTATCCTTCACTGAAGGGCGCGTGTGACTTGGTCTTGGAAGAAGAGCAGGTAGAGGAGGCGAGCAAACGTTGTTCCGTTCTCTTTCTTGCTCTCCCCCACGGGCTTGCCAGCAATAAGGTCACACAAGAAGTACTCAATCGGTGCATCATCATCGACTTGGGAGCCGACTACCGGCTCTGCGATAGTAGCGTCTATGAATCGTGGTATAAGACAGAGCATGGCAGCAAGGAATTACTTACGCAGAGTGTGTACGGCCTTTGTGAACTGCATCGCAGTGAAATCGAGCAATCCAACCTGATCGCCAATCCCGGCTGCTATACCACCTGTTCCATCCTCACCCTTGCACCGTTGTTGGCTGAGAAGTTGGTCGACCCGACCAGCCTGATCATCGACAGTGCCAGCGGGGTCAGCGGAGCGGGGCGAAGCGAGAAAATTGATTCGCTGTTCTGTGAGTGCAATGAATCCTACAAGGCCTATGGGGTCACCAATCATCGGCACACCCCGGAAATAGAGCAGGAGCTGAGCCTGATCCATGGCTCGGCTTTGATGGTGCAATTCACTCCCCATCTGGTACCGATGAACCGGGGAATTCTGTCCACTTGCTATGCAAATCTCAAGGCTGCGGTGACCGAAAAGGATATTGAGGCGGCGTATGTGAAGCACTACGGCTCTGAACCATGCATCCGGCTTATGGGTTCCAGCTTACCCGAAACCCGATTTGTACGAGGTACCAATACCTGTGCCATCGGATGGAAGGTCGATGCAAGGACAAAACGCGTCATCGCCATCGGTGCGATCGATAACCTAATCAAGGGCGCCGCCGGACAGGCGGTGCAAAACATGAATATCCGGTGCAATTTCGAGGAGACCTTGGGTCTTCCTCTGAATGTCAGCAACCCCCTCTAG
- the argJ gene encoding bifunctional glutamate N-acetyltransferase/amino-acid acetyltransferase ArgJ, translated as MQIIEGGVTASVGFSANGVACGIKKRKKDLALVVSEVSCAFAGSFTTNLVKAAPVIWDQNLVANQSQVKAIVINSGNANACTAEQGYKDTEATAGIAGSVLGCKAQEVLVCSTGVIGVPLPMDKIKEGIELCSKELGASRESAGEAALAICTTDTFKKEVAVSVQIEGKTVHIGGMAKGSGMIHPNMATMLSFITTDANLDKVTLQTLLGSSITDTYNMISVDGDTSTNDTVLVLANGMSKTTSLSPSHPDWEAFTEAFMYVHTELAKTIVRDGEGAGKFLEVKVVGAKDKATAQKLARSVITSNLVKTAFFGSDANWGRILCAMGYSGAAFDPSQLNLYFTSSKGTIQVVENGVPLAFDEHLAKGILMEKEIITLAQLKDGKGEGTAWGCDLSYEYVRINGDYRS; from the coding sequence ATGCAGATTATTGAAGGCGGAGTGACCGCCAGTGTAGGATTTTCAGCCAATGGCGTCGCCTGTGGCATCAAGAAACGCAAGAAAGATCTTGCTTTGGTCGTTAGTGAGGTAAGCTGTGCGTTTGCCGGCTCTTTTACCACCAACTTGGTAAAAGCTGCTCCGGTAATCTGGGACCAGAATCTGGTGGCAAACCAGAGCCAGGTCAAGGCAATCGTCATCAACAGCGGCAATGCCAACGCCTGTACAGCCGAGCAGGGCTACAAGGATACCGAGGCGACTGCCGGTATTGCCGGATCCGTCTTGGGTTGCAAGGCACAAGAGGTATTGGTCTGTTCGACCGGAGTCATCGGTGTTCCCCTTCCCATGGATAAAATCAAGGAGGGCATCGAGCTGTGCAGCAAGGAGCTGGGAGCGAGCCGCGAATCTGCAGGTGAAGCAGCTTTGGCCATCTGTACCACCGACACGTTCAAGAAGGAAGTGGCGGTCAGTGTGCAGATTGAGGGCAAGACGGTACACATCGGAGGCATGGCCAAGGGCTCGGGGATGATTCATCCCAACATGGCGACCATGCTCAGCTTCATCACCACCGATGCGAATCTGGATAAAGTGACGTTGCAAACCTTGTTGGGCTCCTCCATCACCGATACCTACAATATGATCAGCGTCGACGGTGATACTTCCACCAACGATACGGTCCTGGTTCTCGCCAACGGCATGAGCAAAACCACTTCTCTCTCGCCTTCCCATCCTGATTGGGAGGCCTTTACCGAGGCGTTTATGTATGTGCATACCGAGCTTGCCAAGACCATCGTCCGTGACGGTGAGGGGGCGGGGAAGTTTCTTGAAGTAAAGGTGGTAGGGGCCAAGGACAAAGCGACCGCCCAAAAGCTAGCCCGCAGCGTCATTACCAGCAACCTGGTCAAGACGGCTTTCTTCGGTAGTGATGCCAACTGGGGAAGAATTCTCTGCGCCATGGGCTATAGCGGCGCGGCATTCGATCCATCACAGCTTAATCTGTACTTCACCTCTTCCAAGGGTACCATCCAGGTAGTGGAAAACGGAGTACCCCTAGCATTTGACGAGCACCTTGCAAAAGGAATTCTGATGGAGAAGGAAATCATAACGTTGGCCCAACTCAAGGATGGAAAGGGAGAAGGTACCGCCTGGGGCTGTGACCTTTCCTATGAGTACGTCCGGATCAATGGAGACTATAGAAGCTGA
- the argB gene encoding acetylglutamate kinase — protein sequence MKHQMETEILKAEVLIEAIPYIRRFAGSIVVVKYGGSAMVDENLKKSVIQDIAMLKYIGLKPVVVHGGGKEITSLLDRLGKKSEFLDGLRVTDEETAQVAEMVLSGSIAKALVDELEGVGIKAVGISGKDGRTMLCSKKLDEKGRDLGFVGQIDKVDTSLLDTLLANNFVPVVSPVGVDGMGNTYNINADYAASAVAGALSAQKLMFLTDVEGILKDKDDPASILRSLNKGQALAYIADGTIKGGMIPKVQCCIDGLEKGVESVHVLDGRVSHAILLEIFTTKGIGTMVTDKESV from the coding sequence ATGAAACACCAAATGGAAACAGAAATACTCAAGGCGGAAGTTCTCATCGAGGCAATCCCGTATATCCGCAGGTTTGCCGGCAGCATAGTGGTGGTAAAGTATGGCGGTTCGGCCATGGTGGATGAGAACCTGAAGAAGTCAGTCATCCAGGACATTGCCATGCTCAAGTACATCGGCTTGAAGCCGGTGGTGGTACACGGTGGAGGCAAGGAGATTACCAGCCTGCTCGACCGTCTGGGTAAGAAAAGTGAGTTCCTCGATGGACTGAGGGTTACCGATGAGGAGACCGCCCAAGTAGCTGAAATGGTTCTTTCGGGTTCCATCGCCAAGGCATTGGTTGATGAGCTTGAGGGGGTGGGCATCAAGGCTGTGGGCATCAGCGGCAAGGACGGGCGGACGATGCTGTGCAGCAAGAAGCTCGATGAGAAGGGCCGCGACCTTGGCTTTGTCGGCCAGATCGACAAGGTCGATACCTCGTTGCTCGATACCCTGCTTGCCAACAACTTCGTTCCGGTGGTATCGCCGGTGGGCGTGGATGGAATGGGCAACACCTACAACATCAATGCCGACTACGCTGCAAGTGCAGTAGCCGGAGCCCTCTCGGCCCAGAAGCTCATGTTCCTCACCGATGTGGAAGGAATTCTCAAGGACAAGGACGACCCAGCTTCCATTCTGAGATCCCTCAATAAAGGTCAGGCGCTTGCCTATATCGCCGATGGAACCATTAAGGGTGGCATGATCCCGAAGGTGCAATGCTGCATCGACGGGCTGGAAAAGGGAGTGGAAAGCGTCCACGTTCTGGACGGGCGGGTGAGCCATGCAATTCTGCTCGAAATCTTCACCACCAAGGGTATCGGAACCATGGTGACCGACAAGGAGAGCGTATGA
- a CDS encoding aspartate aminotransferase family protein, giving the protein MSMQASIAVGKQYLLDTYAQVPVVFAGGEGMYLVDEQGKKYLDFVGGIAVNALGYRDAGLSAAINEVVDTGLLHCSNLYYNTHALQAAKGLCTLAGMDRVFFCNSGAEANEAALKLARKFGHKNSPARTDIISMVHSFHGRTYGAITATGQDKYHVNFDPLPGGFSYAEFNNLQSVKALVSEKTCAIIVEPIQGEGGIVPSTVAFLQGLRELCDQNDLLLIYDEVQCGMGRSGKPFAYQVYGVKPDILTTAKALAGGIPAGAMLTCDKANTVFAPGDHASTFGGNALAMAGVNEMVRRLMDPDFTDHVQQMGSYLREKLVQLALRYPTLCGEVRGMGLINGMVLTIPPRKVVDACFEHGLLVASAGYDVLRFVPPLVVQQSDIDKALSIVEQALASLL; this is encoded by the coding sequence ATGAGTATGCAGGCAAGCATTGCAGTGGGAAAACAGTACCTTTTGGATACGTATGCCCAAGTTCCGGTGGTTTTTGCCGGTGGAGAAGGCATGTATCTGGTCGATGAACAGGGAAAGAAATACTTGGATTTTGTTGGAGGAATTGCTGTAAACGCCCTTGGCTATCGTGATGCCGGCCTTTCTGCGGCCATCAACGAAGTCGTCGATACCGGTCTTTTGCACTGTTCCAATCTTTACTACAACACCCATGCCCTCCAAGCGGCCAAGGGCCTATGCACCCTTGCAGGAATGGATCGGGTGTTTTTCTGCAACAGTGGTGCCGAGGCGAATGAGGCTGCTCTCAAGCTGGCTCGAAAATTCGGGCATAAGAACAGTCCTGCACGCACTGACATCATTTCGATGGTTCACTCCTTCCACGGCCGCACCTATGGTGCCATCACCGCCACCGGACAGGATAAGTACCATGTGAACTTCGATCCGCTTCCCGGAGGGTTCAGCTACGCTGAATTCAACAACTTACAGAGTGTAAAAGCTTTGGTGAGCGAGAAAACCTGTGCAATCATCGTCGAGCCAATCCAGGGCGAGGGGGGTATCGTGCCCTCGACGGTTGCCTTCCTCCAAGGCCTGCGCGAACTCTGTGACCAGAATGACCTGTTACTCATCTATGATGAGGTGCAGTGCGGCATGGGACGCAGCGGAAAACCCTTTGCCTATCAGGTGTACGGGGTGAAACCAGATATTCTCACCACTGCCAAGGCACTCGCCGGCGGCATACCTGCCGGGGCCATGCTGACCTGTGACAAGGCTAATACGGTATTCGCCCCCGGCGATCATGCATCCACCTTCGGTGGCAATGCCCTGGCCATGGCCGGAGTCAATGAGATGGTCAGGCGCCTCATGGATCCTGATTTCACCGACCATGTCCAGCAGATGGGCTCCTACCTGCGGGAGAAGCTCGTACAGCTGGCATTACGCTATCCCACTCTCTGCGGCGAGGTTAGGGGTATGGGTTTGATCAACGGCATGGTATTGACGATTCCTCCCCGCAAGGTCGTCGATGCTTGTTTTGAACATGGGCTTTTGGTGGCAAGTGCCGGTTACGACGTACTTCGCTTCGTGCCTCCCTTGGTGGTCCAGCAATCCGATATCGATAAGGCGCTCTCCATTGTAGAACAGGCTCTTGCATCTTTGCTCTGA
- the asnB gene encoding asparagine synthase B: MCGFVGMFDIRSYTPQLRSQVLAMSRKIRHRGPDWSGVFASEKAVISHERLAIVDPLSGGQPLYSKDRNIVLAVNGEIYNHQQIRKHYADTYEFQTQSDCEVILALYQDKGPDFLEELNGIFAFALYDQEKDVFLIARDHIGIIPLYQGWDDEGHYYVASELKALEGVCSSIELFLPGQYFYSPDGKPKQWYSRSWTSYDVVKEHGGSIEEVKHALEAAVKRQLMSDVPYGVLLSGGLDSSIIAAITAQYAQKRVESDDQETAWWPRLHSFAIGLEGSPDLKAARIAAAYLKTVHHEVHFTIQEALDALSDVIYHLETSDITTVRAATPMYLLGRVIKSMGIKMVLSGEGSDEIFGGYLYFHKAPNAREFHEETVRKLSKLHLYDCLRANKSLAAWGVEGRVPFLDKEFMDVAMNLNPDLKLCPIVGENKRIEKWLLREAFKDYLPPEITWRQKEQFSDGVGYNWIDTLKQMTANLVTDEQFALASKRFPIHTPATKEEYYYRCLFASHFPSESAARCVPREDSVACSTAKALEWDEAFRKMNEPSGRAISGVHESAY, translated from the coding sequence ATGTGTGGATTTGTAGGTATGTTTGACATTCGCTCGTATACACCCCAGTTGCGTTCCCAGGTCTTGGCGATGTCACGCAAGATTCGTCACCGGGGACCGGATTGGTCCGGGGTGTTTGCATCAGAGAAGGCGGTTATCAGCCATGAGCGGCTGGCCATCGTCGACCCGTTGTCGGGAGGTCAACCGCTGTACAGCAAAGATAGGAATATCGTGTTGGCCGTAAACGGTGAAATCTACAATCACCAGCAGATTCGCAAGCACTACGCCGATACCTATGAGTTCCAGACCCAGAGCGACTGCGAGGTCATTCTCGCCCTGTACCAAGACAAGGGCCCTGATTTTCTTGAGGAGTTGAACGGTATTTTCGCCTTTGCACTCTACGATCAGGAAAAGGATGTGTTTCTCATCGCCCGCGACCATATCGGTATTATTCCCCTGTATCAAGGATGGGACGATGAGGGCCATTACTATGTGGCAAGTGAACTCAAAGCCCTGGAGGGAGTCTGTTCCTCCATTGAGCTCTTTCTGCCCGGTCAGTATTTCTACAGTCCCGATGGAAAGCCCAAGCAGTGGTATTCACGTTCCTGGACCAGCTACGATGTAGTCAAAGAACACGGTGGGAGCATCGAGGAAGTAAAACACGCACTCGAAGCGGCGGTGAAGCGACAGCTGATGAGCGATGTTCCCTACGGAGTATTGCTTTCCGGTGGCCTGGACAGCTCGATTATTGCAGCCATTACCGCCCAGTATGCCCAGAAACGTGTGGAGAGCGATGACCAGGAAACGGCATGGTGGCCCAGGCTCCACTCCTTTGCCATCGGCCTCGAAGGCTCTCCCGACCTTAAGGCGGCCCGCATTGCGGCAGCCTACCTTAAGACGGTGCACCACGAGGTACACTTCACCATCCAGGAAGCCCTCGATGCGCTGTCCGATGTCATTTATCATTTGGAGACCAGTGATATCACCACCGTCAGGGCTGCAACCCCGATGTATCTCCTGGGAAGGGTGATTAAGTCGATGGGCATCAAGATGGTGCTCAGCGGAGAGGGAAGCGACGAGATTTTCGGTGGCTATCTCTACTTTCACAAGGCTCCCAATGCCCGTGAATTTCATGAGGAGACGGTTCGCAAGCTCTCCAAACTTCACCTGTATGACTGCCTCAGGGCCAATAAATCGCTTGCCGCCTGGGGCGTGGAGGGCAGGGTTCCTTTCTTGGACAAGGAGTTCATGGATGTGGCGATGAACCTGAATCCCGACCTCAAGCTCTGCCCTATTGTCGGGGAGAACAAGCGGATCGAGAAGTGGTTGCTCAGAGAAGCGTTCAAGGACTATTTGCCGCCTGAGATTACGTGGAGGCAGAAGGAACAGTTCAGCGACGGGGTTGGATACAACTGGATCGATACGCTCAAGCAGATGACGGCAAACCTCGTCACCGATGAACAGTTTGCCCTTGCTTCCAAGCGCTTTCCCATTCATACCCCTGCCACCAAGGAGGAGTATTACTATCGCTGTCTGTTTGCTTCCCACTTCCCCAGTGAAAGTGCTGCGCGTTGTGTTCCCCGTGAGGACTCGGTCGCCTGTTCAACCGCCAAGGCGTTGGAATGGGACGAGGCGTTCAGGAAAATGAACGAGCCCAGCGGCCGGGCGATAAGCGGAGTGCATGAGTCTGCCTACTAG
- a CDS encoding cadmium resistance transporter yields the protein MQSVVLSAIVVFISTSIDDLVLLILFHAQAKTRAQRASILAGQILGIGMLVAISLLGSYLASRMLEGWVIGLLGFIPIILGIKAMMSKDVEKNETTTIKAKSLFATVTLVTIASGGDNLGIYIPWFVTLDSASVMVTMVVFLALILLFWALGYLLANQSHIKALLSRFSTVLVPVVFLVLGLVILSENGTFAKLASLF from the coding sequence ATGCAATCAGTTGTACTCTCTGCAATCGTAGTCTTCATCTCCACCAGCATCGATGACCTGGTACTTCTCATCCTCTTTCATGCACAGGCAAAGACCCGCGCCCAGCGCGCATCGATTCTTGCAGGCCAGATACTGGGTATCGGGATGTTGGTAGCCATCAGTCTGTTGGGCTCATACCTTGCGAGCAGAATGCTCGAAGGATGGGTTATAGGTCTTCTGGGCTTTATTCCCATCATATTGGGAATAAAGGCGATGATGAGCAAGGATGTGGAGAAAAACGAGACTACGACAATCAAAGCGAAAAGCCTCTTTGCGACCGTCACCTTGGTGACCATCGCAAGCGGAGGGGACAACCTGGGTATCTACATACCCTGGTTTGTCACCCTCGACTCCGCCTCAGTTATGGTGACGATGGTTGTATTTCTTGCCCTCATCCTGCTCTTTTGGGCCCTGGGATACCTCTTGGCAAACCAGAGCCATATAAAAGCACTGCTCTCCCGCTTCTCAACGGTACTGGTACCGGTGGTCTTTCTCGTGCTTGGATTGGTCATCCTCAGCGAGAACGGAACCTTTGCGAAGCTGGCAAGCTTGTTCTAG
- a CDS encoding MarR family winged helix-turn-helix transcriptional regulator has product MGPDQLKAELFGTLFVLANRLQVLGDQMDDQISTKQWLLLAVLCKEPGMECTLSQLAQSMGSSRQNVKKMAQILQQKGFLTLHKPKEDKRSLLVSPTKACFDHLRTREGKEEAFIRMFYQGFAPEDLVAVKKGFSQWMQNLQGMEQSYAKEN; this is encoded by the coding sequence ATGGGTCCCGACCAACTGAAAGCAGAACTTTTTGGCACCTTGTTTGTGCTTGCCAACCGTCTCCAAGTTCTGGGCGACCAGATGGATGACCAGATTTCCACCAAGCAGTGGCTGCTTCTGGCAGTTCTGTGCAAGGAGCCCGGAATGGAGTGTACGCTCAGCCAATTGGCGCAGAGCATGGGATCGAGCAGGCAGAATGTGAAGAAGATGGCTCAGATTCTCCAGCAGAAGGGGTTTCTTACCCTGCATAAGCCAAAAGAGGATAAGCGTTCCTTGCTTGTTTCTCCTACCAAGGCGTGTTTCGACCATCTTAGGACACGTGAGGGTAAGGAAGAGGCTTTCATCAGGATGTTCTATCAAGGCTTTGCACCCGAGGACCTTGTTGCAGTGAAGAAGGGATTTTCTCAGTGGATGCAAAACCTACAAGGAATGGAGCAGTCATATGCGAAGGAGAACTAA